The Desmodus rotundus isolate HL8 chromosome 3, HLdesRot8A.1, whole genome shotgun sequence genome includes a region encoding these proteins:
- the TMEM51 gene encoding transmembrane protein 51 yields MMAQSKANGSHYALTAIGLGMLVLGVIMAMWNLVPGFNAAEKPTAQGNKTETGSGILKSKTFSVAYVLVGAGVMLLLLSICLSIRDKKKQQQSEEMARIQYPPGAELHAQEEDSQEEEEEAPSRYYVPSYEEVMSTDFSEAREPNQSPRMSISLPSYESLTGIDETNPTTTRADVEGNLGNSPERQNSKLAKRLKPLKVRRIKSEKLHLKDFRINLPDKNVPPPSIEPLTPPPQYDEVQEKAPNARPPD; encoded by the exons ATGATGGCCCAGTCCAAAGCCAACGGCTCACACTATGCACTGACTGCCATCGGCCTGGGAATGCTGGTCCTTGGGGTCATCATGGCCATGTGGAACCTGGTGCCCGGCTTCAACGCCGCGGAGAAGCCAACAGCTcaggggaacaagacagagacaggcagcggCATTCTTAAGAGCAAGACATTCTCTGTGGCCTATGTGCTGGTCGGGGCCggggtgatgctgctgctgctctccATCTGCCTGAGCATCCGGGacaagaagaagcagcagcaaagtGAGGAGATGGCGCGCATCCAGTATCCTCCAGGGGCCGAGCTCCACGCCCAGGAGGAAGACAG ccaggaggaagaggaggaggccccCTCCAGGTACTACGTGCCCAGTTACGAGGAGGTGATGAGCACAGACTTCTCAGAAGCCAGGGAACCAAACCAGAGCCCACGGATGAGCATCTCTCTCCCCTCCTATGAGTCCTTGACGGGCATCGACGAGACGAACCCCACGACTACCAGGGCCGACGTGGAGGGCAACCTCGGGAATTCCCCCGAAAGGCAGAACTCCAAGTTGGCTAAACGCCTGAAGCCACTGAAAGTCCGAAGGATTAAATCTGAAAAACTTCACCTCAAAGACTTTAGGATCAACCTCCCGGACAAAaatgtccctcctccctccatcgAGCCCTTGACGCCCCCGCCACAGTACGACGAGGTCCAGGAGAAGGCCCCCAACGCCCGGCCGCCTGACTGA